The DNA region CTCGGCGTACCTGCCGAACCACCCGCTGGTGCCGGAAGCGGGTCCGGAGACGGGCATCGGACCGATCGCCGGCGCGCCCTGGGGATCGGCCGGCATCCTGCCGATCCCGTGGGCCTACATCCGGCTGATGGGGCCGGACGGGCTCACCGAGGCGACCAAGGTCGCGCTGCTGTCGGCGAACTACCTGGCCCGGCGGCTCGGTGAGCACTACCCGGTGCTCTATCGCGGGCCGAGCGGCTTGGTGGCCCACGAGTGCATCGTCGACGTGCGGCCGATCACGAAGGCGACCGGCGTGACGGTCGAGGACATCGCGAAACGGTTGATCGACTACGGCTTCCATGCGCCGACGATGTCGTTCCCGGTAGCCGGCACTTTGATGATCGAGCCGACCGAGTCGGAGAGCTTGGTCGAGCTCGACCGGTTCTGCGCGGCGATGATCGAGATCAAGGGCGAGATCGACCGGGTCGGGTCAGGGGAGTGGCCGGCCGAGGACAACCCCCTGCGGGGTGCGCCGCACACGGCGGCGTCATTGCTCGGCAAGTGGAGCTCGCCGTACGACCGGGAGCTGGCGGCCTATCCGACCTCAGACGTGCGCCAGGACAAGTACTGGCCGCCGGTGCGGCGGATCGACCAGGGATACGGCGATCGGCACCTGATGTGCAGCTGCCCGCCGGTGGAGGCCTACGCGGAGTAGGCGACGCGGTCGGTCAGGCGGCTGAGGCGCCGGCCAACGACAGACGCAGCCGCTGCGGCTCGATGGCCCGGCCGTCCGGCAGCAGGTCACCCTCGTCGTCGAAGCACACGACCCCGTTGCACAGCAGGCTCCAGCCCTGCTCCGGGTGGCTCGAGACCACGCGCGCAGCGTCGCGGTCGACCGCCTCGGAGGACGGGCACTGAGGGGTGTGCCGGCACATGATGTGCCTCCGGTTCGTCTTCATCACCGGCATCGGGCGATGCCGTCATTCACGATTCTCGGCGCGGATCCCGGGCCACCCGATAGGGAGTGTTGACCAACTGTGGATGACTAGTTGGGGGTGACCGGCTGTGCGCATGGCTCACCCGCCATTACTCCGTTTGCGACACTTCACCAGGTGAACACGTTAAGAACGCCAGAGGATCGGTTCGTCGCAACGACAGCGGCGTTCCCGTATGCGCCGCGCTACGTCGAGGTTTCCGACAGCGACGGGGGAGCGCTGCGGGTGGCGACGTACCAGGCCGGGCCCGGTGAGGGATC from Mycobacteriales bacterium includes:
- a CDS encoding DUF5999 family protein, with protein sequence MPVMKTNRRHIMCRHTPQCPSSEAVDRDAARVVSSHPEQGWSLLCNGVVCFDDEGDLLPDGRAIEPQRLRLSLAGASAA